In the genome of Candidatus Saccharibacteria bacterium oral taxon 488, one region contains:
- a CDS encoding AAA family ATPase, whose translation MRPQKLDEVIGQSHLLGEGELLRQIVRRAEPVSLILWGPPGTGKTTLARIIAREVNAEFIELSAVTSGKKDVERVIEHARQNWNLGLRTILFVDEIHRFNKAQQDAFLPHVESGLITLIGATTENPSFEVITPLLSRTRVLVLQQLTKDEIVLVLKRALKTLKQTKRVSPKALDYLAELADGDARVALGNLELALSFGGKVTPEVVKAAAQRRLPGYDKKGDAHYDVISAFIKSLRGSDATAAAYYLARMIDAGEDPKFIARRMVIFASEDIGLAGNGALSLAVATFEAVERVGLPEAKYNLFHCAIALARSQKSREITDLMNEAFSLAHKYPNSPVPLHLRNAPTKLMKDLGYNKDYKWQAGFQHKKGFLPEAIPRPTKN comes from the coding sequence ATGCGGCCACAAAAATTGGATGAGGTGATTGGGCAGAGTCATTTGCTGGGCGAGGGCGAGTTACTTCGCCAGATTGTGAGGCGCGCTGAGCCGGTCAGTTTGATTTTGTGGGGGCCGCCGGGGACTGGCAAAACGACGCTGGCGCGAATTATCGCCCGCGAAGTCAATGCCGAATTTATTGAGCTGTCAGCGGTGACTAGCGGTAAGAAAGATGTCGAACGGGTAATTGAGCACGCTCGGCAGAACTGGAATTTGGGGCTGAGGACGATATTGTTTGTCGATGAGATCCACCGCTTCAACAAGGCGCAGCAGGATGCGTTTTTGCCGCACGTCGAGAGCGGGCTGATTACCTTGATTGGTGCGACGACCGAGAATCCGAGTTTTGAGGTGATCACGCCGCTGCTCAGCCGGACGCGAGTGCTGGTGCTCCAGCAACTGACCAAAGATGAAATTGTATTGGTGCTGAAGCGAGCGCTGAAGACTTTGAAACAAACCAAGCGGGTGTCACCCAAAGCTTTAGACTATCTGGCGGAACTGGCGGACGGCGATGCGCGGGTGGCTTTGGGTAATTTGGAATTGGCGTTAAGTTTTGGCGGGAAGGTCACGCCTGAGGTTGTCAAGGCAGCGGCTCAGCGGCGACTGCCGGGCTATGATAAAAAGGGCGATGCGCATTATGACGTCATCTCGGCGTTTATCAAATCACTGCGGGGCAGTGATGCGACAGCTGCGGCGTATTATTTGGCGCGCATGATTGACGCCGGTGAAGATCCAAAGTTCATTGCTCGGCGGATGGTTATCTTTGCGTCAGAAGACATTGGACTGGCCGGTAACGGCGCGTTGAGTCTGGCAGTTGCTACCTTTGAGGCGGTGGAGCGCGTTGGGCTGCCTGAAGCCAAATATAATCTATTCCATTGCGCCATCGCCCTGGCGCGCAGCCAGAAATCGCGCGAAATTACTGATTTGATGAATGAGGCTTTTTCTCTGGCGCACAAGTACCCGAACTCGCCGGTGCCGCTGCATCTTCGTAACGCTCCGACCAAGCTCATGAAAGATCTAGGTTATAACAAAGATTACAAATGGCAAGCTGGCTTCCAGCACAAAAAAGGATTTTTGCCAGAAGCCATTCCGCGTCCGACCAAGAATTAG
- a CDS encoding D-alanine--D-alanine ligase, translating to MDRLRVLLILGGESSEHEVSISSATNVLAALDTARYDINLCYIDRVGQWRLVETIEARDQPSPHLMPQLGQRSLLIDGVDPLPIDVIIPVLHGKNGEDGSVQGLAQLLHIPYVGPSLLSAAVTMDKDMTKRLALGAHVPVVPWRTLASDAPQPTFAEIADELGTPVFIKPSRAGSSVGVNKVHSAEAFTTALDEAFRHDNTVLIEQAITARELELAVLGYGTSARVSVPGEILPGEEFYSYDDKYSTASTSRVVIPAEVDESVTVELQRLALTAYRATGGHGMARVDFFLDPTGQIFLNEINSIPGFTNISMYPKLWEASGLSPQALVDELIKEALASRSIRGV from the coding sequence ATGGATAGATTACGCGTTCTCCTCATACTTGGCGGCGAGTCATCCGAGCACGAGGTCTCGATCAGTTCCGCTACTAATGTGCTGGCGGCACTGGACACAGCACGCTACGACATTAACCTATGCTACATCGACCGTGTTGGTCAGTGGCGGCTCGTCGAGACGATCGAGGCACGCGACCAACCAAGCCCACACTTAATGCCACAACTCGGCCAGCGGTCGCTGCTCATCGACGGTGTTGACCCGCTGCCGATTGACGTGATAATTCCGGTGCTTCACGGCAAAAATGGCGAGGACGGCAGCGTGCAAGGTCTGGCGCAGCTACTTCATATTCCCTATGTCGGCCCAAGTCTCCTTTCGGCGGCTGTCACCATGGACAAAGACATGACCAAGCGGCTGGCGCTCGGCGCTCACGTTCCGGTTGTGCCGTGGCGCACGCTAGCAAGTGATGCGCCGCAACCGACCTTCGCCGAGATAGCTGATGAGCTTGGTACGCCTGTTTTTATCAAGCCATCCCGTGCTGGCTCGTCCGTCGGTGTCAACAAAGTCCACTCGGCCGAAGCATTCACCACCGCGCTTGACGAAGCCTTTCGCCACGACAACACCGTGTTGATCGAACAAGCGATCACCGCCCGCGAGCTTGAGCTGGCTGTCCTCGGCTACGGCACATCTGCCCGCGTCAGCGTACCTGGTGAGATTCTTCCTGGCGAAGAGTTTTATAGCTACGACGATAAGTACAGCACCGCTAGCACCTCACGCGTTGTTATCCCCGCGGAGGTTGACGAGTCAGTGACGGTAGAACTACAGCGCCTCGCACTGACTGCCTACCGCGCAACCGGTGGACACGGCATGGCACGAGTTGACTTTTTCCTTGATCCGACGGGCCAGATTTTTCTCAACGAGATTAATAGCATCCCCGGCTTCACCAACATCAGTATGTATCCGAAGCTCTGGGAAGCTTCGGGCCTCAGCCCACAGGCGCTGGTTGACGAGCTGATCAAGGAGGCGCTTGCCAGCCGCTCTATACGTGGCGTATAA
- a CDS encoding slipin family protein — translation MEIVAVILVIVLMFVLSGIRVVNQYQRGVVLTLGKFTGVREPGLRVVVPIFQTMMMVDVRSTPIDVPKQEVITKDNVTVGVDAVVYFRVINAPKAVLETTNYIYATSQFAQAALRDVTGNVDMDDLLAKREEISQQIKEIVDAETDKWGIDVENVKIQNIELPGDMKRAMAKQAEAERERRANIINADGEKAAAETLAQAAEILAKTQGAINLRTLNTLERISTEPSQKTMMLFPIELIDAIRGGKK, via the coding sequence ATGGAAATAGTAGCAGTAATTTTAGTCATCGTACTGATGTTTGTACTGAGCGGCATTAGGGTAGTCAACCAATACCAGCGCGGCGTAGTATTGACGCTGGGTAAATTTACTGGCGTACGCGAGCCAGGCCTAAGGGTGGTGGTACCGATTTTTCAGACGATGATGATGGTGGATGTGCGTTCCACGCCAATTGATGTGCCGAAACAAGAAGTCATCACCAAAGACAACGTCACTGTCGGCGTTGACGCGGTGGTCTACTTCCGAGTGATTAACGCGCCAAAGGCAGTGCTGGAGACGACCAACTACATTTATGCCACCAGCCAATTTGCCCAGGCTGCCCTGCGCGACGTCACCGGTAACGTCGATATGGACGATCTGCTCGCCAAACGGGAGGAGATTTCACAGCAGATTAAAGAAATTGTTGACGCCGAGACTGACAAATGGGGTATCGATGTTGAGAATGTCAAGATTCAGAACATCGAACTTCCGGGTGATATGAAGCGTGCCATGGCCAAGCAGGCCGAAGCCGAGCGTGAGCGCCGCGCCAACATCATCAACGCCGACGGTGAAAAAGCTGCTGCCGAAACATTGGCGCAAGCCGCCGAGATCCTGGCAAAAACCCAAGGCGCGATTAACCTGCGCACCCTGAACACACTGGAGCGCATCTCCACCGAACCATCACAAAAGACGATGATGCTCTTCCCGATTGAACTGATTGACGCAATTCGCGGCGGTAAGAAATAG
- a CDS encoding alpha/beta fold hydrolase → MMELLQTSRGTIEYRHDMHGSLTVLILNGGHTTAAMRTGEDYFVSRGYSILSVSRPGYGGTDTALSETYGEFEQATNELLEQLGIERVILVGISAGGRAAMRFAELHPDSVDKLVLMSAVSFKKWPSQSTRMAARIAFNPVLEHATWAVMRWLLRRWSRKIVSYLFQQLTTLDARDVLASYPPSSIDAIASMFMQFRSGSGFMNDISRRLMKGNPETITQPTLILHSKYDGSVPLDHPLHTAKQIKHAVLSINNTESHVMWLSPRWMEVENTLDEFLASK, encoded by the coding sequence ATGATGGAGCTGCTTCAAACGTCCCGCGGTACGATCGAATATCGACATGACATGCACGGCTCGTTAACGGTTCTCATTTTGAACGGCGGTCACACGACTGCCGCCATGCGTACGGGTGAGGATTACTTCGTTAGTCGCGGCTATTCAATCCTCAGCGTCAGCCGACCCGGCTATGGTGGGACAGATACGGCGCTTAGCGAAACCTATGGCGAGTTCGAACAGGCGACAAACGAGTTGCTAGAGCAGCTCGGGATTGAGCGTGTCATCCTGGTCGGCATATCGGCTGGCGGCAGAGCGGCGATGCGGTTCGCCGAGCTTCACCCCGACAGCGTTGATAAACTCGTCCTGATGAGCGCGGTGAGTTTCAAGAAATGGCCTAGTCAAAGTACTCGTATGGCAGCCCGTATCGCGTTTAATCCTGTGCTCGAACATGCAACGTGGGCAGTGATGCGCTGGCTGCTCCGCAGATGGTCGCGAAAAATAGTCAGTTATTTGTTTCAACAACTCACGACATTGGACGCGCGTGACGTGCTTGCTAGCTACCCGCCGTCGTCTATCGATGCAATCGCGTCGATGTTTATGCAATTTCGCTCTGGCAGTGGGTTCATGAATGACATTAGTCGGCGTTTGATGAAGGGTAATCCCGAAACTATCACACAACCGACGCTTATACTGCATAGTAAGTATGATGGTTCGGTTCCGCTCGACCATCCGCTTCACACCGCGAAGCAGATCAAGCACGCCGTGCTTTCCATCAATAATACCGAATCGCACGTGATGTGGCTGAGTCCTAGGTGGATGGAAGTTGAAAATACGCTCGATGAGTTTCTCGCTTCAAAGTGA
- a CDS encoding DUF4342 domain-containing protein, with product MSKQNYTEEFSVNGDQVVEKVKQLIKEGNVRRLLLPTLAALGAAVALMAQCTIAVERRD from the coding sequence ATGAGTAAACAAAACTATACCGAAGAATTTAGCGTTAACGGCGATCAAGTTGTCGAGAAGGTCAAGCAGCTTATCAAAGAAGGCAACGTCCGCCGATTATTACTACCGACACTTGCAGCACTCGGCGCGGCGGTGGCGTTGATGGCGCAGTGCACAATCGCGGTAGAGCGGCGGGATTAA
- a CDS encoding family 16 glycosylhydrolase — MRHNQAQTTNQQSERRDPHGSTEQTNQLPHNNSSNNHPSNKRRKRSVPSQPQPSKPSGPANHDRNQAAIDGWQMDYFEGFDSSIKQTKWVQYGWGDPAVGHGCMGVMSQRNSFTRDGKLVIRTQYENGQWSTGGAGSGDVFTASRGRWEVRAKFPKAKGVGYAFLLWPKDEGWPPEIDFAEGRVNGPRVEATYHWDPDNKQKQASLDNHDMSGWHTYGVIVEKDHIIFTLDGKEWGRIKHPNVTDKQMFLGVQAGAMNPNGINKHTETVDGGVPNPLTPAVSDIEIDYVAHYVRK, encoded by the coding sequence ATGCGCCACAACCAAGCCCAGACCACAAATCAACAGTCCGAACGTCGCGACCCTCATGGCTCAACTGAGCAGACTAATCAACTGCCACACAACAACTCATCAAACAATCACCCTAGCAATAAGAGGCGCAAGCGTAGCGTTCCAAGCCAGCCTCAGCCATCAAAGCCCAGCGGCCCGGCGAACCACGACCGAAACCAGGCGGCAATTGATGGCTGGCAGATGGATTATTTTGAAGGCTTTGACTCATCGATCAAGCAAACTAAATGGGTGCAATACGGTTGGGGCGATCCAGCGGTTGGCCACGGCTGTATGGGCGTGATGTCGCAGCGTAATTCGTTCACTCGAGACGGCAAACTGGTAATTCGCACTCAGTACGAGAACGGCCAGTGGAGCACTGGTGGCGCCGGTTCAGGTGATGTATTCACCGCCTCACGCGGCCGCTGGGAAGTTCGCGCCAAGTTCCCGAAAGCCAAAGGCGTTGGCTACGCATTCCTTCTCTGGCCAAAGGACGAAGGCTGGCCGCCAGAGATTGATTTCGCCGAGGGGCGCGTCAATGGTCCTCGTGTTGAGGCAACGTACCACTGGGATCCGGACAACAAGCAAAAGCAAGCATCCCTCGATAATCACGATATGAGCGGCTGGCACACGTACGGCGTTATCGTCGAGAAAGATCATATAATCTTTACGCTGGATGGTAAAGAATGGGGTCGCATCAAGCATCCGAACGTGACTGACAAGCAGATGTTCCTCGGCGTGCAGGCTGGAGCGATGAACCCGAACGGCATTAATAAACATACCGAGACCGTTGACGGCGGCGTACCTAATCCACTCACGCCAGCTGTATCTGATATCGAAATTGACTATGTAGCGCATTACGTGCGGAAATAG
- a CDS encoding alpha/beta fold hydrolase: MKYKTKIIKVLLWIFGGLATILLILALINIVLSGVEYNGIKDSYGQYVQIDGGRVHVDIQGNAKKVVVLLPGLGVPAPALEFKQLVDNLKKDFTVIVYEGFGYGLSDDTTKPRSTDNIVSEIHQTISKLGYKKYSIIAHSVSGLYALKYSLTYTNEVEAVVGIDTSVPEQLRSMPSDLQKQQAASSITTGLLRFAGGAGLIRTYLAINPNAISEMTGRTYTDEERLLANKLMNRNFTSSAVLDETVRSDSDSGGLSATSKFPSDIPVRFYLSNQSQELFPKWKEIHIAQLPRPNESFVTVLGGSHFLYNTHANTIADGFRSLLNER; the protein is encoded by the coding sequence GTGAAGTATAAAACTAAGATAATTAAAGTTCTCCTATGGATATTCGGCGGTTTAGCTACTATCTTGCTAATCCTCGCTTTGATAAACATTGTTTTGAGTGGAGTTGAATACAATGGAATCAAAGACTCGTACGGTCAATATGTGCAGATTGATGGCGGGAGAGTGCACGTTGACATTCAGGGTAATGCTAAAAAAGTTGTCGTGCTGCTACCTGGTCTTGGCGTCCCCGCCCCAGCACTTGAATTTAAGCAACTTGTCGATAATCTCAAAAAAGATTTTACTGTAATCGTGTATGAGGGATTTGGCTATGGACTAAGTGACGATACGACAAAACCTCGCTCCACCGATAATATCGTATCCGAGATCCATCAGACTATCTCGAAGTTGGGGTATAAGAAATATTCTATAATAGCCCACTCAGTCTCTGGTTTATACGCATTGAAGTATTCCTTGACGTATACTAATGAAGTTGAAGCGGTTGTCGGTATAGATACTTCGGTGCCTGAGCAGCTGAGGTCTATGCCATCAGATTTACAGAAACAACAGGCAGCTTCGTCAATAACGACTGGCTTGTTGCGGTTTGCTGGCGGAGCGGGTTTAATTCGCACCTATCTGGCCATAAACCCGAATGCTATTTCCGAGATGACGGGACGAACTTATACTGACGAGGAGCGATTATTAGCTAACAAACTTATGAACCGCAACTTTACGAGTAGCGCGGTACTTGATGAGACAGTGCGGTCTGATAGCGATAGTGGTGGCTTAAGTGCAACCTCCAAATTCCCCTCTGATATACCCGTTAGATTTTACTTGTCGAACCAGTCACAAGAGCTGTTTCCCAAATGGAAAGAAATACATATCGCACAATTACCACGCCCCAACGAATCGTTCGTTACGGTTTTAGGTGGCAGCCACTTCCTTTATAATACGCATGCCAATACGATAGCCGATGGATTTCGTTCGCTATTGAATGAGCGTTAA
- a CDS encoding alpha-amylase: MKTWQDVASLYQIYPRSFRDTNGDGIGDLNGITEKLDYLAWLGVDAIWISPFFLSPLTDFGYDIADYRAIDPTFGGLNDFRALLEKAHTLDIKVMIDLVPCHTSDQHPWFQEARSSRDNPRRDYYVWHDGRDGNEPNNWRSLSGGSSWEFDEQTGQYYLHSFLKTQPDLNWDNPAVRDEIKNVVRFWFDMGVDGMRVDAIWGISKDSEFGNDSPNPDFHGDPEAYGAFIHDHCKMGPHFQEYLRELASVCDEYDDRQMVFEFYPDEKLGDIYQQYRQVLTAHPKASAFFMEYRQDEWHAEHVGQKIENYLRAAGSARPFFCVGNHDQPRIASRLGAERARALHFLNLLTPGVSVVYYGDEIGMTNGELTAEDIQDNFSPAHSTIDSRDLERTPMQWDDTRFAGFSSIQPWLPVHANATRTNVLTQAIHPDSLLHLHRRLLRLRRSMPVLQRGTLEVINTGNGFVLGIKRELGSERAYIYINFADQDQTIHLPEPMMIQATTLSQYIAHTDSQTIVIARYGGLLMKPISR; encoded by the coding sequence ATGAAAACTTGGCAAGATGTCGCTTCTCTGTATCAAATTTATCCACGCAGTTTTCGAGATACTAACGGCGATGGGATTGGCGATTTGAATGGCATTACCGAAAAGCTGGATTATTTGGCGTGGCTGGGGGTTGACGCGATTTGGATTTCGCCGTTTTTCCTCTCGCCGCTGACTGATTTTGGCTATGATATCGCTGACTACCGAGCCATCGATCCGACATTCGGCGGGCTGAATGATTTTCGGGCGCTATTAGAAAAAGCCCACACCCTAGACATTAAAGTCATGATCGACCTCGTTCCCTGCCACACGTCTGACCAGCATCCGTGGTTTCAGGAAGCGCGGTCATCGCGTGACAACCCTAGGCGTGATTATTACGTCTGGCATGACGGACGGGACGGCAATGAGCCGAACAATTGGCGAAGTTTATCGGGCGGCAGTTCATGGGAGTTTGACGAGCAGACCGGTCAGTATTATCTCCATTCGTTCCTGAAAACGCAGCCGGATTTGAATTGGGATAATCCTGCGGTTCGCGATGAGATAAAAAACGTGGTGCGATTTTGGTTTGATATGGGCGTGGACGGCATGCGGGTTGACGCGATTTGGGGTATTTCTAAAGATTCAGAGTTCGGCAATGATTCGCCAAATCCTGATTTTCACGGCGATCCTGAAGCTTACGGTGCGTTCATCCACGACCACTGTAAAATGGGGCCGCATTTTCAAGAATATTTGCGTGAGCTGGCGTCAGTTTGCGATGAATATGACGACCGACAGATGGTGTTTGAATTTTATCCGGATGAAAAGTTGGGTGATATTTACCAGCAGTACCGCCAAGTGCTGACCGCCCACCCGAAGGCGTCGGCATTCTTTATGGAATATCGCCAGGACGAGTGGCACGCGGAGCATGTTGGACAGAAGATTGAGAATTATCTGCGGGCGGCAGGTTCAGCCAGGCCGTTTTTCTGCGTTGGTAATCACGATCAGCCGCGCATTGCCTCGCGGCTCGGGGCGGAGCGAGCACGGGCCTTACATTTCCTCAATCTACTCACGCCGGGTGTTAGCGTAGTTTACTATGGCGATGAGATTGGCATGACCAACGGCGAGCTGACTGCCGAGGATATTCAGGATAATTTTAGCCCCGCTCATTCTACCATCGACAGCCGCGACCTGGAGCGTACGCCGATGCAATGGGATGACACGCGGTTTGCTGGATTCTCAAGTATACAGCCGTGGCTGCCCGTTCACGCCAACGCGACAAGAACCAACGTCCTGACACAGGCCATACACCCTGACTCACTCCTACATCTACACCGACGGCTGCTTCGCCTGCGGCGGAGTATGCCAGTTTTGCAGCGCGGTACGCTTGAAGTGATTAACACCGGTAATGGATTTGTCCTCGGTATCAAACGAGAGCTGGGCAGCGAGCGGGCTTATATTTACATTAATTTCGCTGACCAAGACCAGACGATTCACCTACCTGAGCCAATGATGATACAAGCCACTACGTTAAGTCAATATATCGCACACACCGACAGCCAAACCATCGTCATCGCGCGCTACGGCGGCCTACTCATGAAACCAATATCACGCTAA
- the rsmD gene encoding 16S rRNA (guanine(966)-N(2))-methyltransferase RsmD — MRVKLIAGKFGGRFIQAPPGSTTHPMGERVRSAMFNSLGKTVRGARVLDAFAGCGAIGLEALSRGAESVVFVERDRVAQRVIAENIANLGVDEQSIVIKTTVSNWLESMSVTEEFDIIFADPPYHNPQFSTVSRLMGLLKPGGHMVLSHSGIGEVPIQNGIVVVDNRSYGGAHLTYFRKEISD; from the coding sequence GTGCGCGTTAAGCTCATCGCTGGTAAATTTGGCGGACGATTCATCCAAGCACCGCCAGGCTCAACGACGCATCCCATGGGCGAGCGAGTGCGCTCAGCGATGTTCAATTCACTAGGCAAAACCGTGCGTGGTGCGCGAGTGCTGGATGCCTTTGCCGGCTGTGGCGCGATTGGCTTGGAAGCGCTCAGTCGCGGTGCTGAGTCAGTGGTTTTCGTGGAACGAGATCGAGTTGCGCAGCGCGTTATCGCCGAAAACATAGCTAATTTGGGTGTTGATGAACAATCTATTGTAATAAAAACAACGGTATCAAATTGGCTGGAAAGCATGAGCGTAACAGAGGAGTTTGATATTATTTTTGCCGATCCGCCATACCACAACCCGCAGTTTTCCACAGTCTCGCGACTGATGGGACTTCTCAAACCGGGTGGACATATGGTATTATCACACTCAGGAATAGGTGAGGTGCCAATTCAGAACGGAATTGTTGTGGTGGACAATCGTAGTTATGGGGGTGCGCACCTCACTTACTTCCGTAAGGAGATAAGTGACTGA
- the recG gene encoding ATP-dependent DNA helicase RecG produces MKLTTPLEHIKGVGPKTAQALSAAGLETVADALDFLPRAYDDYSAAVNIADLQPGKVTVRARCESISTRIVRRGLRITTAVLADDSGKVKAVWFNQPYRESQLRSDAEFMFSGQFGMQYNSYQISNPSVELAKSTDTSDVHHTSGIHPVYKSIKNLRPKTVQDLLKNLRPIMEFLPETLPEHIVQRQALVSRAEAVKFLHAPNNHEEITRGRERLAFEELFEMILAAQFNKQEQTKLTGWRIPFNQPVVKQFVEQLPFPLTNAQRRAAWQILQDLESDHPMNRLLQGDVGSGKTVVAGLVAAEVAQAGFQTAIMAPTEILAAQHTTTLDELLAPFGVSVALLTGHVKGAQRRQLLDNLANGDINVVVGTHALIQEKVAYHKLGFVVIDEQHRFGVKQRQALLQKSDHMPHLLSMTATPIPRSLALTLYGELDISILDELPAGRQPIQTKIWSPASAPKLYETIDHELAQGRQAYVICPLIDDNPDNDKKSVEAEYHKLAKTMFRHRQVGLLHGKLPPEEKAAVMQQFADGDIDMLVSTTVVEVGVNVPNATVMLIENADNFGLSQLHQLRGRVGRGEHQSFCHLMMSSHDKPSQRLREIEKSQDGFYLAEVDLKLRGPGEIYGRAQHGALNLKIASLSDTPLIARAQTEAERFVKEGQDLLQYNHLARAVSRYQRLTTLN; encoded by the coding sequence ATGAAACTAACAACCCCACTGGAACACATCAAAGGCGTCGGCCCCAAAACCGCCCAAGCGCTGTCGGCGGCGGGTCTGGAGACGGTGGCGGACGCCTTGGATTTTTTGCCGCGGGCGTATGATGATTATTCAGCGGCGGTCAACATCGCCGATCTTCAGCCGGGCAAGGTGACGGTGCGGGCGCGCTGCGAGTCGATTTCGACGCGGATTGTGCGCCGAGGCCTGAGGATTACCACAGCGGTGCTGGCGGATGATTCTGGCAAGGTCAAGGCCGTTTGGTTCAATCAGCCGTACCGCGAATCGCAGCTGAGATCCGACGCCGAGTTCATGTTCTCCGGCCAATTTGGCATGCAATATAACAGCTATCAGATCAGCAATCCATCGGTCGAGCTCGCCAAGTCAACTGATACATCCGACGTCCACCATACGTCAGGCATCCATCCCGTCTACAAATCCATCAAAAACCTCCGCCCTAAAACCGTGCAGGATTTGCTGAAAAATTTGCGCCCCATCATGGAATTTTTGCCCGAAACACTGCCGGAGCACATCGTCCAGCGGCAAGCATTAGTCAGCCGTGCCGAAGCTGTCAAGTTTCTCCACGCGCCCAACAATCACGAGGAAATTACCCGCGGTCGTGAGCGGCTGGCGTTTGAAGAGTTGTTTGAGATGATTTTGGCGGCGCAGTTTAATAAGCAAGAGCAAACCAAGCTGACTGGTTGGCGTATCCCGTTCAATCAGCCGGTCGTCAAGCAATTCGTTGAGCAGCTGCCGTTTCCCTTGACCAACGCGCAGCGCCGCGCCGCCTGGCAGATTCTGCAAGATTTGGAGTCTGATCATCCGATGAACCGCTTGTTGCAGGGCGATGTCGGTTCAGGCAAAACAGTAGTCGCCGGGCTGGTGGCGGCGGAGGTGGCGCAGGCTGGCTTTCAGACGGCCATCATGGCGCCGACGGAGATTTTGGCGGCTCAGCACACCACAACGCTGGATGAATTATTGGCGCCATTTGGCGTGTCAGTGGCGCTGCTGACAGGACACGTCAAGGGCGCTCAGCGGCGGCAGCTGCTGGACAATTTAGCAAATGGTGACATTAACGTGGTGGTTGGTACGCACGCGCTGATTCAGGAAAAAGTGGCGTACCATAAGCTCGGTTTTGTGGTGATTGACGAGCAGCATCGGTTCGGCGTCAAGCAGCGGCAGGCATTGCTACAAAAGTCAGACCACATGCCGCATCTCCTCAGCATGACCGCTACGCCGATTCCGCGGAGCTTGGCGTTGACCTTGTACGGTGAACTTGATATCTCGATTTTGGACGAGCTGCCAGCTGGCCGTCAGCCGATTCAAACGAAAATTTGGTCGCCAGCCTCAGCGCCGAAGCTTTATGAAACCATTGACCATGAGCTAGCCCAGGGTCGCCAAGCCTATGTCATTTGCCCATTGATTGATGATAATCCCGACAATGACAAAAAGTCGGTCGAGGCGGAATATCACAAATTAGCGAAAACGATGTTTCGTCATCGCCAGGTCGGATTGCTACACGGTAAACTGCCGCCAGAGGAAAAAGCGGCGGTTATGCAGCAATTCGCGGACGGTGATATTGACATGCTGGTGAGTACCACGGTGGTGGAAGTTGGCGTCAACGTACCGAACGCCACGGTCATGCTCATCGAAAATGCCGATAATTTTGGGCTCAGCCAGCTTCATCAGCTGCGCGGGCGGGTTGGCCGTGGTGAACATCAGAGCTTTTGTCATCTGATGATGTCGAGCCATGACAAGCCAAGCCAGCGCCTCAGGGAAATTGAGAAGTCTCAAGACGGTTTTTATCTAGCGGAAGTTGACTTGAAACTGCGCGGTCCTGGCGAGATCTACGGCCGAGCGCAACATGGCGCATTGAACCTAAAAATTGCCTCGCTGAGCGACACGCCGCTGATTGCCCGTGCGCAAACTGAGGCCGAACGCTTTGTCAAAGAGGGGCAGGATTTGCTACAATATAACCATCTGGCGCGTGCCGTCAGTCGCTATCAGCGATTAACCACGCTAAATTAG